DNA sequence from the Methanolobus sp. ZRKC5 genome:
CATACTCAAGATGGACCATAGGATCCACACCCCAGACATTAGTGATGCAGCCCCTGCCCTCATGTTTCATTTTCTCATTTATAAGATCAAGGCTTGCTTTGTCTATGGCAACAGGGTCTTTTGAAGCCGTAATTCCCACATCTCCTGCAAAAGTTGGTGCTGAGAAGTTAAAGCAGTCACATCCGGGAGTAAGGTCGAATATCCAGTTAATGTATCCGATCTTTTCAGGTAAAAGTTTTACTGGCCCCATGGCAGCTTCCCCAAGACGTTGTTGCATTTTCACCGGAGCATCTACAGGAGGCACGATAGCATGATAATTACAGCTTCCAAGGCATGATAGTTCGCCTCTGCAAAGATCCCTGTTCACAATGGCCTTCCCATTTTCAATAGTCAAGGCATCCCATGGACAAGCTTTGAGGCACTTCTTGCACCCCACACATTTGTCGTGGTCAATGTCAGGCTTTCCAACCTCATGAACAGTAGTCTTACCTCTCTTATCCAGACATCCCATTCCCAGGTTTTTTATTGCCCCACCAAATCCTGATGCAGGATGACCTTTACAATGTGATATCATTATCATAGAATCAGCTTTTGCAATAGCTGATGCCACAGTGATCTCGCTTATTGTTTCCCCCTCAATTCCCACGGATACAAAATCATCACCCCAAAGCCCGTCGGCACAAATGATAGGGGCACCCATACTCCCGTGCGTAAAACCATTAGTAGCTGCTGTACATAACAGATCGGCGCCATTGAAGCGCTTTCCACTGTAAAGCACAGTTGTATCCGTAACAAAAGGAATACCACCTGCTTCTTTCACAAGATCCACTACGGTCTTTACAATAACAGGACGTATGTACGTAGTGTTTCCCAGTTCACCAGGGTGTATTTTTATAGCAACGATATCCCCTTTGTTAACAGGCGATATTTTAGGGAAAATATCTACAATCTGGTCTATCTGGGTGTTCTCAGGCCCAATTTCTTCTGCTGATCTGAAAAAGACATCATTCATTCCAATACCTCTGTGTATACAATTCATTAAATCAGTATTTATAATGTTTCTGTCTGCTATTAGATCCAGATACAAATAACTTATTGAAAATAGCTGTGATATTCTTAATAAGAAGTATCACTTAAATATGTTAAGATATAAATTTAAATATAATAATGCAGTATTGTGTAATTG
Encoded proteins:
- a CDS encoding DUF362 domain-containing protein; protein product: MNDVFFRSAEEIGPENTQIDQIVDIFPKISPVNKGDIVAIKIHPGELGNTTYIRPVIVKTVVDLVKEAGGIPFVTDTTVLYSGKRFNGADLLCTAATNGFTHGSMGAPIICADGLWGDDFVSVGIEGETISEITVASAIAKADSMIMISHCKGHPASGFGGAIKNLGMGCLDKRGKTTVHEVGKPDIDHDKCVGCKKCLKACPWDALTIENGKAIVNRDLCRGELSCLGSCNYHAIVPPVDAPVKMQQRLGEAAMGPVKLLPEKIGYINWIFDLTPGCDCFNFSAPTFAGDVGITASKDPVAIDKASLDLINEKMKHEGRGCITNVWGVDPMVHLEYAEKIGAGSTDYDIIRR